A genomic region of Lachnoclostridium edouardi contains the following coding sequences:
- a CDS encoding YlmH family RNA-binding protein has translation MEKEEQLLRKRILELAELSYQRDIPTHTDFLNLNEQTIFHSLARSMADVRQYLYGGYELAERKVVCFLPSYMDENNFVPPVSCLRIAPVHEKFAQSLTHRDYLGAVMSLGIDRCKTGDILLDGNQAYLFCMEDLAEYIAGGLSSIRHTSVSVEIQAFSEISISPSFETIEGSIASLRLDNVLALAYKSSRGKIVPYIEGERVFINGKLAASNSASLKEGDIVSVRGLGRFHFKGIKNETKKGRIFVALDKYC, from the coding sequence ATGGAAAAAGAAGAACAATTACTGCGAAAGAGAATACTGGAACTTGCTGAATTATCATATCAGCGTGATATTCCAACCCATACGGATTTTTTAAATTTAAATGAGCAGACAATTTTCCACTCCTTAGCCCGGTCTATGGCTGACGTTCGGCAATATCTGTACGGAGGCTATGAACTGGCTGAAAGGAAAGTTGTTTGCTTTCTTCCGTCCTATATGGATGAAAATAACTTTGTACCTCCTGTTTCCTGCCTGCGAATTGCCCCTGTCCATGAAAAGTTTGCCCAGTCTCTTACACATAGAGATTATCTGGGCGCTGTTATGAGCCTGGGCATTGACCGCTGCAAAACAGGAGATATTTTATTAGATGGAAACCAGGCATATTTATTCTGCATGGAGGATTTGGCAGAATATATTGCCGGAGGTCTTTCTTCTATCCGTCATACCTCTGTAAGCGTGGAAATACAGGCTTTCTCTGAAATTTCCATATCTCCTTCCTTTGAGACCATAGAGGGCAGTATAGCCTCTCTCAGACTTGACAATGTGCTGGCTTTGGCTTACAAAAGTTCCAGAGGAAAAATAGTGCCTTATATTGAAGGAGAGAGGGTATTTATTAATGGAAAGCTGGCTGCGTCCAACAGCGCTTCCCTAAAGGAAGGAGATATTGTATCTGTGCGCGGCCTTGGACGTTTTCACTTTAAAGGCATAAAAAATGAGACAAAAAAGGGGCGTATTTTTGTAGCCCTGGATAAATACTGTTAG
- a CDS encoding C40 family peptidase, protein MNAINPKEKIKDCICKSDSLKKLLKFPLSAQAVSAVFMLAAGGVSIGISALYVPQETDGQLVIGVYDQAADQFSSVPEAALNFELPEVFVPEPEKLNLAYCFSPDSDTTNVMDSKAGQIYQSLSIMDADWLDNIYNISGMTPEKLAEKLGLPRQSVIGKYNKRDERHQKENPDTWTVNAWKNVNIAVYDGNGRRVSGTSNVKEILSMASVFTYFQDYEDETTFLQYAKDLWKNSHSYQISIGDIYYCDGCLNKSEEEALEEDLAAEVLAEEAAQKEIASNSNDSSEQPETSTDSQSSTSAETTDNSSDSTSESTASVSAYALASSSEASGPGMDIMTISEDGEEKIVKISEYVQESSETIDETEEVLCPGHIDLNITINITGITGTHSLFSLDNHPGDPDSGWPGWTEETMAYAANLSAQDWMENYGLTISNISLKNPMSQEEIQKYMDLIPNDTSQIRKDIIRFALDSVGRVPYYWGGKPGAKGYTGNAFGSIIEPDYKGRILKGLDCSGWINWVYWSVTNKRLPAESTTGLAASGTAINRQDLQPGDIIVRLGGESGHVVMFLAWTENDSMICIHESSAAVGNVAVSVMDANWKYYRKLVE, encoded by the coding sequence ATGAATGCTATAAACCCAAAAGAAAAAATTAAAGATTGTATATGCAAATCTGATTCACTAAAAAAATTATTAAAATTCCCATTGTCCGCCCAAGCTGTTTCTGCTGTTTTTATGCTGGCTGCCGGAGGTGTTTCTATTGGAATTTCAGCATTATATGTTCCTCAGGAAACAGATGGACAGCTTGTTATAGGCGTTTATGATCAGGCCGCTGATCAGTTTTCTTCTGTACCGGAAGCTGCATTAAATTTTGAACTTCCGGAAGTATTTGTTCCAGAACCAGAAAAACTGAATCTGGCATATTGCTTTAGTCCAGATTCTGATACGACTAATGTTATGGACAGTAAGGCAGGACAAATCTATCAAAGTCTATCCATCATGGATGCAGATTGGCTGGATAATATATACAACATATCTGGAATGACCCCGGAAAAATTGGCTGAAAAGCTTGGACTTCCCAGGCAGTCTGTAATCGGCAAATACAATAAAAGAGATGAACGCCATCAGAAAGAGAACCCTGATACCTGGACAGTAAATGCCTGGAAAAATGTTAATATAGCTGTTTATGATGGAAACGGCAGGAGAGTCAGCGGTACTTCAAATGTAAAAGAAATTTTATCTATGGCAAGTGTTTTTACATACTTTCAGGATTATGAGGATGAAACAACCTTCTTGCAATATGCAAAGGATCTGTGGAAAAATTCTCATTCTTATCAGATCTCCATTGGCGACATTTATTATTGTGACGGATGTCTGAACAAATCTGAGGAAGAAGCCTTAGAAGAGGATTTGGCTGCAGAAGTTTTGGCAGAAGAGGCTGCCCAAAAGGAGATTGCTTCCAATTCAAATGATAGTTCTGAGCAACCAGAAACCTCAACTGATTCTCAATCTTCAACTTCTGCTGAAACTACAGATAATTCTTCAGATTCTACATCTGAGAGCACAGCTTCCGTATCTGCATATGCGTTAGCATCTTCTTCAGAGGCCAGCGGCCCTGGCATGGATATTATGACTATTTCAGAAGATGGGGAAGAAAAAATAGTTAAAATATCTGAATATGTTCAGGAATCCTCAGAGACAATTGATGAAACTGAAGAAGTATTATGCCCTGGCCATATTGATTTAAATATTACTATAAATATAACTGGCATAACCGGCACACACTCCTTGTTTTCTTTAGATAACCATCCTGGTGACCCTGACAGCGGCTGGCCAGGATGGACAGAGGAGACTATGGCTTATGCAGCCAATTTAAGCGCTCAGGATTGGATGGAAAACTATGGGCTGACAATCTCCAATATTTCTTTGAAAAATCCTATGAGTCAGGAGGAAATCCAGAAATATATGGATCTTATTCCAAATGACACTTCACAGATCAGGAAAGATATTATACGATTTGCTCTTGATTCTGTAGGAAGAGTTCCATACTATTGGGGAGGTAAGCCTGGGGCAAAAGGATATACCGGCAATGCCTTTGGATCTATTATTGAACCTGATTACAAGGGCAGGATTTTAAAAGGGTTAGACTGTTCTGGATGGATTAATTGGGTATATTGGTCTGTCACAAATAAACGTCTTCCAGCTGAAAGCACTACAGGCCTGGCAGCCTCCGGCACTGCCATAAATAGGCAGGATTTACAACCTGGAGATATTATCGTACGCTTAGGCGGGGAATCCGGACATGTAGTTATGTTTTTGGCCTGGACAGAAAATGACAGTATGATTTGTATTCACGAAAGCAGCGCCGCTGTTGGAAATGTAGCAGTCAGTGTAATGGATGCAAACTGGAAATACTATAGAAAATTAGTGGAGTAA
- the lspA gene encoding signal peptidase II: MNQKIKQFSGFLAGLAVLLVLDQWTKNLAVAHLKDKNPYVVWDGVFQLLYSENRGAAFGILQGKQGFFFIIGAIVIIAVTYLLIRMPYSSKYIPLGLCALGITAGAVGNMIDRLSQGYVVDFLYFSLIDFPIFNVADCYVTVATGVLAGLILFYYKDQDLEVFSFKGKGGT; encoded by the coding sequence ATGAATCAGAAAATCAAACAATTTTCAGGATTTCTAGCTGGTTTAGCAGTTCTGCTGGTTCTGGACCAGTGGACAAAAAATCTGGCAGTAGCCCATCTCAAGGATAAGAACCCTTACGTAGTTTGGGACGGTGTTTTTCAACTGCTGTATTCAGAAAACCGGGGAGCTGCGTTTGGTATACTCCAGGGAAAACAGGGCTTTTTCTTTATCATTGGAGCAATTGTCATTATTGCAGTTACTTATCTGTTAATCCGTATGCCCTATTCTTCAAAATATATTCCCCTGGGATTATGTGCTTTAGGAATTACTGCAGGGGCTGTGGGAAATATGATAGATCGTCTTTCCCAAGGGTATGTTGTAGACTTTTTATATTTTAGCTTAATTGATTTTCCTATTTTCAATGTAGCTGACTGTTATGTAACTGTAGCTACAGGCGTTTTAGCTGGTTTGATTTTATTTTATTATAAGGATCAGGATCTGGAGGTTTTTTCTTTTAAAGGAAAAGGAGGAACCTGA
- a CDS encoding cytidylate kinase-like family protein, with protein sequence MNNNLVITIGRQCGSGGKAIGLKLAERLGVKCYDKELLNLAAKNSGLCKELFESHDEKPTSSFLYSLVMDTYSLGYTTSAYTDMPINHKIFLAQFDTIKKLAMEESCIIVGRCADYALADFPNVVSVFISADEEEKIKRLAKVNNLPEAKARDLMIKTDKKRSSYYNYYSSKKWGDAVSYELCLNSSSLGQEGCVDIILDFAKKKQEWLKK encoded by the coding sequence ATGAATAATAATTTAGTAATAACTATAGGAAGGCAGTGTGGAAGCGGCGGTAAAGCCATTGGATTAAAGCTGGCAGAAAGGCTGGGAGTAAAGTGTTACGATAAGGAATTGTTAAACCTGGCAGCAAAGAACAGCGGTTTATGCAAAGAATTATTTGAATCACACGATGAAAAGCCTACCAGCAGCTTTCTGTATTCTTTAGTTATGGACACTTATTCTCTTGGCTACACTACATCTGCATATACAGATATGCCTATTAACCACAAAATTTTCCTGGCTCAATTTGATACCATTAAAAAACTGGCTATGGAAGAATCATGTATTATTGTAGGACGATGCGCAGATTACGCTTTGGCTGATTTTCCTAATGTGGTCAGCGTGTTTATTTCTGCTGATGAGGAGGAGAAGATTAAACGCCTGGCAAAGGTAAATAATCTTCCAGAGGCTAAGGCCAGAGATTTAATGATTAAAACAGATAAAAAAAGATCCAGCTATTATAATTATTACTCCAGCAAAAAGTGGGGGGATGCTGTCAGCTATGAATTGTGCTTAAATAGCAGTTCACTGGGACAGGAGGGCTGTGTTGATATTATTTTAGATTTTGCTAAGAAAAAACAAGAATGGCTGAAAAAATAA
- a CDS encoding cell division protein SepF, translating into MSLLGKLMDTMKFNDEDDDDYFLDDDYEEEKPAKRSLFSRGNNDYDDYEEEEDRPQAKPRFMSRSNNKVVPMKRGMEVALVKPTTMDDSKEICDYLLAGKAVVLNMEGIHMEVAQRIIDFTSGATYSMNGNLQKISNYIFIATPESVELSGDFQDLLSSGMDMSGMSGMNIHL; encoded by the coding sequence ATGAGTCTTTTAGGAAAATTAATGGATACCATGAAGTTTAACGACGAAGATGACGATGATTACTTCTTAGATGACGACTACGAGGAAGAGAAGCCTGCGAAAAGAAGCCTGTTTTCCAGGGGAAATAACGATTACGATGATTATGAGGAAGAAGAGGACAGACCTCAGGCTAAGCCAAGGTTTATGTCCCGTTCTAATAATAAAGTAGTTCCTATGAAGCGGGGAATGGAGGTAGCGCTGGTAAAACCTACCACCATGGATGATTCAAAAGAAATATGCGACTACCTGCTGGCAGGCAAGGCCGTAGTTCTGAACATGGAAGGGATTCATATGGAGGTGGCGCAGAGAATCATTGACTTTACATCTGGGGCCACTTACTCTATGAATGGAAATCTGCAGAAGATTTCAAATTACATATTTATCGCCACTCCGGAATCAGTTGAGCTTTCCGGGGATTTCCAGGATCTTCTTTCATCTGGAATGGACATGTCCGGCATGTCTGGCATGAATATACATCTGTAA
- a CDS encoding YggS family pyridoxal phosphate-dependent enzyme, with protein sequence MIRENIREVEKNIAAACKRAGRNPEDVLLIAVSKTKPVSMILEAIDAGMTDFGENRVQEIVEKIPQVPSHTRFHMIGHLQKNKVRQVIDKAVLIHSVDSVALAEQISKEAVKRNIQAEILLEVNVAREESKFGFYLEDLEENVKKIQEFSNIIIKGFMTVAPFVENPEDNREIFKKLYQFYVDMKSKNIDNGTMSVLSMGMTGDYEVAIEEGATMIRVGTGIFGTR encoded by the coding sequence ATGATTAGAGAAAATATCAGGGAAGTAGAAAAGAATATAGCAGCTGCATGTAAAAGAGCCGGCAGAAATCCTGAGGATGTTCTGTTGATTGCAGTTAGTAAAACAAAACCGGTCTCTATGATTTTGGAGGCCATAGATGCAGGCATGACTGACTTTGGCGAAAACAGAGTTCAGGAGATTGTGGAGAAAATACCCCAGGTTCCTTCTCACACCCGCTTTCATATGATTGGGCACCTGCAGAAGAATAAAGTGCGGCAGGTAATAGACAAGGCTGTGTTGATTCATTCTGTGGACTCTGTAGCGCTGGCAGAGCAGATTAGTAAGGAAGCTGTAAAAAGGAATATTCAGGCAGAGATTCTTTTGGAGGTAAATGTAGCCAGAGAAGAAAGTAAATTTGGATTTTATCTGGAAGATTTGGAAGAAAATGTGAAAAAAATCCAAGAATTTTCCAACATTATTATAAAAGGCTTTATGACAGTTGCACCATTTGTAGAGAATCCAGAGGACAATCGGGAAATTTTTAAAAAATTATATCAATTTTATGTTGACATGAAAAGTAAAAACATTGATAATGGTACTATGAGTGTACTTTCTATGGGGATGACAGGCGACTATGAGGTCGCTATTGAAGAAGGTGCAACCATGATTAGAGTTGGTACCGGAATATTCGGTACGAGATAG
- the aroB gene encoding 3-dehydroquinate synthase: protein MEKRITVHLNNQPVYDIVLEPSFQRLAEEAECFTAGRKVCIVTDSNVEKLYLEEVKAQLSSCSRQVTSFVFPAGEEYKNLDTVRSLYEHLILSKFDRKDILVALGGGVVGDLCGFAAATYLRGISFIQVPTTLLSQVDSSIGGKTGVDFDAYKNMVGAFHMPLLVYSNTGALLTLPKEQFSSGMGEIIKHGLIRSADYYSFLEAEREKILSRDLDICGKMILESDYIKRDVVEEDPKEQGIRAFLNFGHTLGHAIEKLSDFRMLHGHCVALGCIAASYISAKRGLISHTEAEQIRNFIQSFHIPVTVSGLSSDQVIEATKNDKKMEAGVIKFILLNGVGEACIYKNVTEEEMREGLSHIFA, encoded by the coding sequence ATGGAAAAAAGAATTACTGTTCACTTAAACAACCAGCCTGTTTACGATATTGTGCTGGAACCCTCCTTTCAACGTTTAGCTGAAGAGGCAGAATGCTTTACAGCCGGCAGAAAGGTTTGTATTGTCACAGATTCTAATGTAGAAAAGCTGTATTTAGAGGAAGTGAAGGCCCAGCTTTCTTCCTGCTCCAGGCAGGTAACATCCTTTGTTTTTCCTGCAGGAGAGGAGTATAAAAACCTGGACACTGTGCGCAGCTTATATGAGCATTTAATCCTTTCTAAATTTGACAGAAAAGATATCCTGGTAGCCCTGGGCGGCGGCGTAGTAGGAGATTTGTGCGGTTTTGCAGCTGCTACCTATTTAAGGGGAATTTCTTTTATTCAGGTGCCTACAACTTTGCTGTCTCAGGTGGATAGCAGTATTGGCGGAAAAACGGGAGTAGACTTTGATGCATACAAAAATATGGTAGGCGCCTTCCACATGCCACTTTTGGTGTACAGCAACACAGGCGCTCTTCTCACTTTGCCTAAAGAACAATTTTCCTCAGGCATGGGAGAAATTATTAAGCATGGCCTGATACGAAGCGCCGATTACTATTCTTTCCTGGAAGCAGAAAGGGAAAAAATTCTTTCCAGAGACTTAGATATATGCGGGAAAATGATATTGGAAAGTGATTATATTAAACGGGATGTGGTAGAAGAGGACCCAAAAGAGCAGGGCATCCGTGCCTTTTTAAACTTTGGACATACTTTGGGACACGCCATAGAAAAGCTGTCTGATTTCCGTATGCTCCACGGCCATTGTGTAGCCTTAGGCTGTATTGCAGCTTCCTATATTTCTGCTAAAAGAGGACTAATTTCTCATACAGAAGCTGAGCAGATCAGAAACTTTATTCAGTCTTTTCACATTCCTGTAACTGTATCAGGCTTGTCATCTGATCAGGTAATTGAGGCTACAAAAAATGATAAGAAGATGGAGGCAGGCGTAATTAAATTTATTCTCCTGAACGGTGTGGGAGAAGCCTGCATATACAAAAATGTTACAGAGGAAGAAATGAGGGAAGGCCTTTCCCACATTTTCGCATAA
- the glmS gene encoding glutamine--fructose-6-phosphate transaminase (isomerizing), with amino-acid sequence MCGIIGYTGPLAARKVLIEGLSQLEYRGYDSAGIAYFGSDSSMKIVKTIGKVANLKELCKDKNDVSHCGIGHTRWATHGGVTTENAHPHEFGNVVLIHNGIIENYHQLTIDFHLEGKLVSQTDSEVAAAVLDSMYHGNPMEAIRSLVPLLEGSYAFCIMFKDHPGEIYAVRNVSPLVAAYTHSGSLIASDLTALIPYTRSYFVLPEERIVKLTAYKICMYDMEGNSREPEIMEVNWNMDAAMKNGFPHFMLKEIYEQPEALKNTILPRISRGLPDFEADQIPDAIWQDLSQIRIVACGTAMHAGMVAKAIMEPLMKIPVIVSIASEFRYEDPLIDNKTLVIIISQSGETIDTLAALRLAKSRGAKTLAIVNVKGSTIARESDYVLYTHAGPEIAVASTKAYSVQLAALYLVCCRMAYINKALTEEESINFISQLLDVIPAMEAMIHQADTIKAVVNHLVNQPDAFFIGRGLDYTFSLEGALKLKEISYIHAEAYAAGELKHGTIALIAENVPVIAIATQDKIFGKTISNIREVKARGAFVILLAKENATVDQGVADIQIRIPNINDHFTVFPIAVVLQLIAYYASLLKGLDVDQPRNLAKSVTVE; translated from the coding sequence ATGTGTGGAATAATTGGATACACAGGACCGCTGGCAGCAAGAAAAGTACTTATAGAAGGCTTATCTCAGCTGGAATACCGCGGTTATGACAGTGCGGGAATTGCATACTTTGGCAGTGATTCATCCATGAAAATAGTGAAAACTATAGGGAAGGTAGCCAATTTAAAGGAACTGTGCAAGGATAAAAATGATGTTTCCCACTGCGGTATCGGTCATACCAGATGGGCAACTCATGGAGGCGTAACAACGGAAAATGCCCACCCACATGAATTTGGGAATGTAGTATTAATACATAATGGAATTATAGAAAACTATCACCAGCTGACAATAGACTTTCACCTGGAGGGAAAGCTTGTCTCTCAGACAGACAGCGAGGTAGCTGCAGCAGTTTTAGATAGTATGTATCATGGAAATCCTATGGAGGCAATTCGCAGCCTGGTACCGCTTTTAGAGGGCTCATATGCCTTCTGTATTATGTTTAAGGACCATCCGGGAGAAATTTATGCAGTGAGAAATGTAAGCCCTTTGGTGGCGGCTTACACCCATTCTGGCTCATTAATTGCATCAGACCTTACTGCATTAATTCCATATACACGTTCTTATTTTGTGCTGCCAGAGGAAAGAATTGTAAAATTAACAGCATACAAAATATGTATGTATGATATGGAGGGCAATTCCAGAGAACCAGAAATCATGGAAGTAAACTGGAATATGGATGCTGCCATGAAAAATGGATTTCCTCACTTCATGCTGAAGGAAATTTATGAGCAGCCGGAAGCTTTGAAAAATACTATTTTGCCTCGGATCAGCAGAGGGCTTCCGGATTTTGAAGCTGACCAGATTCCAGATGCTATTTGGCAGGATTTAAGCCAAATCAGAATTGTAGCCTGCGGAACTGCTATGCACGCAGGAATGGTAGCAAAGGCCATTATGGAACCACTTATGAAAATTCCGGTAATCGTCTCCATTGCCTCTGAATTTCGGTACGAGGACCCGTTAATAGACAACAAAACATTGGTGATTATTATTTCTCAGTCAGGGGAAACCATTGACACATTAGCAGCTTTAAGATTGGCTAAATCCAGGGGCGCTAAAACCTTAGCTATTGTGAATGTAAAAGGCTCTACTATTGCCAGAGAAAGCGATTATGTACTTTATACTCACGCAGGCCCTGAAATTGCCGTTGCCAGCACAAAAGCTTATTCAGTGCAGCTGGCCGCTTTATACCTGGTATGCTGTCGTATGGCATATATAAATAAGGCTTTAACAGAGGAAGAAAGTATAAACTTTATCAGCCAGCTTTTAGATGTAATTCCTGCTATGGAAGCCATGATTCATCAGGCAGATACTATTAAGGCTGTTGTAAATCACCTGGTAAATCAGCCGGACGCATTTTTTATTGGACGTGGTTTAGATTACACATTTTCATTAGAAGGGGCTTTAAAATTAAAGGAGATATCTTATATTCACGCTGAGGCCTATGCAGCAGGGGAATTGAAGCACGGGACAATTGCTTTAATTGCAGAAAATGTTCCGGTTATCGCTATTGCTACACAGGATAAAATATTCGGAAAAACGATTTCTAATATTAGAGAGGTAAAGGCAAGAGGAGCATTTGTCATATTGCTGGCAAAAGAAAATGCCACTGTAGATCAAGGCGTAGCTGATATTCAAATCAGAATACCGAATATTAACGATCACTTTACTGTATTTCCTATTGCAGTGGTGCTGCAGCTGATTGCCTATTATGCTTCACTTTTAAAGGGGTTAGACGTGGATCAGCCTAGAAATCTGGCAAAGTCAGTAACTGTAGAATAA
- a CDS encoding HlyD family efflux transporter periplasmic adaptor subunit translates to MAKKRKVKKIVRYRRPLNINIGMIIFFLIFVYMSFYVYTYIRRDKTQFYEVKEGGIVNDKSYTGLILRQEEIKYTDRAGYANCYIREGKRASVGTRVYSVDETGSLSEFLESQLAANGEISDRDMTELKRQLSSFSQSYSDQHFSQVYDAKYSLDSSVAEFMNLNSRDDLDSALAEAGISYQQVRSDQSGIVSYIIDSYTDKEGNTKFYSDLTSASITEEAFDRSGYNKTITKSGELLEKDGPAYKIITSEQWSLVFQLTEDDVKEYSSMENLEITFPGYGLTINGKFTISAGADGKSYGKVDFDKYLVQFASERFIKFEVNADPVQGLKIPVTSVISKDFFLVPIDYLAQGGDSSDSGFYKEVYSDKGTSVVFVPTTLYSSNDQYYYINISEDGELKAGDYIVKPDAGDRYQLGQTASLQGVYNINKGYAVFKQIEVLSSNEEYYTVKKGTRYGLSVYDHIVLNANTVYEGAIVYQ, encoded by the coding sequence ATGGCAAAAAAAAGAAAAGTCAAGAAAATTGTCCGGTACCGGCGCCCTTTAAACATTAATATAGGCATGATCATTTTTTTTCTCATTTTTGTTTACATGTCTTTTTATGTATATACCTATATTAGAAGAGATAAAACCCAGTTTTATGAGGTGAAAGAGGGCGGTATTGTAAATGACAAAAGTTATACCGGATTAATTCTGCGTCAGGAAGAAATTAAATATACAGATCGAGCCGGGTATGCCAACTGCTATATCCGGGAGGGTAAAAGGGCTTCTGTGGGCACCAGAGTGTATTCTGTAGATGAGACAGGAAGCCTTTCTGAGTTTTTGGAGTCTCAGCTGGCGGCAAACGGTGAAATTTCAGACAGAGATATGACGGAGCTGAAGCGGCAGCTGTCCTCCTTCAGTCAATCTTACAGTGATCAGCATTTTTCCCAGGTATATGATGCTAAATATTCTCTGGATTCTTCTGTAGCTGAATTTATGAATTTAAATTCCAGAGACGACCTAGATTCTGCTTTGGCGGAGGCCGGCATCAGTTACCAGCAGGTGCGTTCTGATCAATCAGGAATCGTTTCATATATTATTGATTCATACACAGATAAAGAGGGCAATACTAAGTTTTATTCTGATTTAACATCTGCCTCTATTACAGAGGAGGCCTTTGACCGCAGCGGCTACAACAAGACCATCACTAAATCTGGAGAGCTGCTGGAAAAAGACGGTCCTGCTTACAAAATTATTACTTCCGAGCAGTGGTCTCTTGTATTTCAGCTGACAGAGGATGATGTTAAGGAATACAGCAGTATGGAGAACCTGGAAATTACATTTCCAGGCTATGGCCTTACCATAAATGGAAAATTCACTATTTCTGCAGGAGCAGACGGCAAATCCTACGGAAAAGTGGATTTTGACAAATATTTAGTACAGTTTGCTTCTGAGCGCTTTATTAAATTTGAGGTGAACGCCGACCCGGTACAGGGACTAAAAATTCCTGTAACATCAGTAATTTCCAAAGACTTTTTCCTGGTGCCGATAGACTATTTAGCCCAGGGAGGAGACAGCTCTGACAGCGGTTTTTACAAGGAAGTATATTCTGACAAGGGAACCTCTGTAGTTTTTGTTCCAACTACCTTATATTCCTCTAACGACCAATATTATTACATTAATATTTCAGAGGACGGCGAATTAAAGGCAGGGGATTACATTGTAAAGCCAGATGCAGGAGATAGATATCAATTGGGGCAGACGGCTTCTCTTCAGGGAGTTTACAACATTAACAAAGGTTATGCTGTATTTAAGCAGATTGAAGTTCTGTCCTCTAATGAGGAGTATTATACCGTAAAAAAAGGAACCCGCTATGGCCTTTCTGTTTATGATCATATTGTATTAAATGCCAATACAGTCTATGAAGGCGCCATTGTTTACCAGTAA
- a CDS encoding RluA family pseudouridine synthase, producing MDKAEFIVQPGQEGRLDAYLSGCQGEMSRSFIQKLIKNQMVFVNGKWEKGSYKVCAGDMIQMAIPEAQEPEIQAEPMDLDIIYEDSYILLVNKPKGMVVHPAAGHYSGTLVNGLMEHCKDSLSGINGIMRPGIVHRIDMDTTGVLIVCKNDLSHNSIAEQLKEHSITRKYYAIVHGVIKEDEGTVDAPIGRHPIDRKKMSVNYKNGKEAITHYKVLRRFEKFTFIECQLETGRTHQIRVHMASIHHPLLGDSIYGPSRCPYSYLQGQTLHAGVLGIIHPASGQYMEFTAPLPEYFQELLEKLK from the coding sequence ATAGATAAAGCTGAATTTATTGTACAGCCAGGACAGGAAGGCAGATTGGATGCTTATTTATCTGGCTGTCAAGGTGAAATGTCCAGGTCCTTTATCCAAAAGCTGATTAAAAACCAAATGGTTTTTGTAAATGGCAAATGGGAGAAGGGCAGCTACAAGGTATGTGCAGGGGATATGATTCAAATGGCTATCCCAGAGGCTCAGGAGCCGGAAATTCAGGCAGAACCTATGGACCTGGATATTATATATGAGGATTCTTATATTCTGCTTGTAAATAAGCCTAAGGGAATGGTGGTTCATCCTGCAGCCGGCCATTATTCCGGCACTTTAGTCAATGGCTTAATGGAGCACTGTAAGGACAGTCTTTCTGGTATTAATGGAATTATGCGCCCTGGTATTGTTCATCGTATTGATATGGACACCACCGGGGTTTTAATTGTGTGTAAAAATGATTTATCTCACAATTCTATTGCAGAGCAGCTAAAGGAACATTCTATTACCAGAAAATATTATGCCATAGTACACGGCGTTATAAAGGAAGATGAGGGCACTGTAGATGCCCCTATTGGACGTCACCCCATTGATAGAAAAAAAATGAGCGTTAATTACAAAAATGGAAAAGAGGCCATCACCCATTACAAAGTTCTTAGGCGATTTGAAAAATTTACATTTATTGAATGCCAGCTGGAAACAGGGCGCACTCATCAAATTCGGGTTCATATGGCCAGCATTCACCATCCTTTGTTAGGAGACAGTATTTACGGCCCATCACGTTGTCCTTATTCTTATCTTCAGGGGCAGACGCTTCACGCCGGCGTTCTTGGAATTATTCATCCAGCGTCTGGTCAATATATGGAATTTACAGCTCCATTGCCTGAATATTTTCAGGAACTTTTAGAAAAATTGAAATAA